A single genomic interval of Xylanibacillus composti harbors:
- a CDS encoding cytochrome c biogenesis CcdA family protein, whose amino-acid sequence MELNIWVAFWAGLLSFISPCCLPLYPSYLSYITGVSVSSLKTDKSAQVRTKLLLHTLCFIIGFSIVFYTFGLTAGLLAETFLDSRYRDLFSKLAAVFIIVMGLILLGIFKPQLLMRDVKWQVPDKLKKTGYIGSVFIGIGFAAGWSPCIGPILGAIGALAATEKGTWFPLITAYTLGFAIPFFLVAFFLGSTKWLIKFSAPLMKIGGAVMIIMGILLYTGQLTQITIQLQEITPDWLRNLG is encoded by the coding sequence ATGGAATTGAACATTTGGGTCGCGTTTTGGGCAGGACTGCTCTCCTTTATTTCTCCATGCTGTCTGCCATTATATCCCTCATACTTATCATACATTACGGGTGTGTCCGTCAGCAGTCTGAAGACAGACAAATCAGCGCAGGTTCGGACGAAGCTGCTGCTGCATACGCTTTGTTTCATCATCGGATTCTCGATCGTGTTCTACACGTTCGGCCTGACAGCCGGTCTGCTTGCGGAGACGTTCCTCGACAGCCGGTATCGTGATTTGTTCAGCAAGCTCGCCGCCGTGTTCATCATTGTGATGGGCTTGATCCTGCTGGGCATCTTCAAGCCGCAGCTGCTGATGCGGGACGTGAAGTGGCAGGTGCCTGACAAGTTGAAGAAGACCGGCTACATTGGCTCGGTCTTCATCGGCATCGGCTTTGCGGCTGGCTGGTCGCCGTGCATCGGGCCTATTCTTGGCGCAATCGGCGCGCTCGCCGCAACCGAGAAGGGTACATGGTTTCCGCTCATTACCGCCTATACGTTGGGCTTTGCGATTCCGTTTTTCCTCGTAGCCTTTTTTCTCGGCTCTACCAAATGGCTCATCAAGTTTTCAGCGCCACTCATGAAGATCGGCGGCGCGGTCATGATTATAATGGGCATATTGCTATATACGGGACAGCTTACCCAAATCACCATCCAGCTTCAGGAAATAACGCCGGATTGGCTGCGCAATTTGGGCTGA
- a CDS encoding metal ABC transporter ATP-binding protein, giving the protein MQSSSPCHEPIVTLEHISFAYGQQPVLRDLTFSVYQRDFVGLIGANGSGKTTLLKMIVGLLKPDLGEIRLFGQPIRQFREWNKIGYVPQRNQLNPLFPATVREVVLSGLYNRKKMFKLVTKADHAKADDALNALGIEDLGNRLIGKLSGGQQQRAFLARALINNPQLLILDEPTVGVDAETQEGFFQMIKHMHQKHNITFLLVSHDRDMMKAYLGDEPAYKHGRIGFHVRHSHDLEDCSQEDLTHGLRDYHKQLAESSV; this is encoded by the coding sequence ATGCAATCCAGCTCGCCATGCCATGAACCAATCGTAACCTTGGAGCATATTTCGTTCGCGTACGGGCAGCAGCCCGTCCTGCGCGACTTGACGTTTTCTGTCTACCAGCGTGATTTCGTAGGACTTATCGGAGCGAATGGCTCCGGCAAAACGACCCTGCTGAAGATGATAGTCGGACTGCTGAAGCCGGATCTCGGAGAGATTCGGCTTTTCGGCCAGCCGATCCGCCAGTTTCGGGAATGGAACAAAATCGGCTATGTGCCTCAGCGAAACCAGCTGAACCCGCTGTTCCCGGCCACGGTGCGTGAGGTAGTACTGTCGGGGCTGTATAATCGCAAAAAAATGTTCAAGCTTGTCACCAAAGCAGATCACGCTAAGGCGGACGATGCTCTGAATGCATTAGGCATTGAGGATCTTGGCAACCGGCTGATCGGCAAGCTGTCCGGCGGGCAGCAGCAGCGAGCGTTTCTGGCGCGCGCGCTTATCAACAACCCGCAGCTGTTGATTCTTGACGAGCCTACAGTTGGCGTGGATGCAGAAACCCAAGAAGGGTTCTTTCAGATGATCAAGCATATGCATCAGAAGCACAACATTACCTTCCTGCTCGTATCCCATGACAGGGATATGATGAAGGCATACTTGGGCGATGAGCCGGCATACAAGCATGGACGGATCGGCTTCCATGTGCGGCATTCCCACGATCTGGAGGATTGCTCGCAAGAAGATTTGACCCATGGCCTTCGCGATTATCATAAACAATTGGCGGAGAGCAGTGTATAG
- a CDS encoding metal ABC transporter permease, producing the protein MDIFAYDFFQRALIGGILIGLMTPLIGTFVVLRRLSMIGDTLAHVSIAGVALGFLIDVYPLGMGLVFAVVAAFAIEKLRRAYKGYAELSIAILLSGGVALASILFTLGKGFNMNVNSYLFGNILSLSKSDLVLVTVVTIAVLIAVLVLFKELFLMALDEDAASVNGLPLSLLNILTIVLTALVVSVAIKIVGALLISALLTIPVACSLVFGRGFKHTVLISVLISEIAVIGGLSISGVWNLAPGGTIVMLLIVMLMLLLLARRSLRV; encoded by the coding sequence GTGGACATATTTGCATATGATTTCTTTCAGCGGGCGCTGATCGGCGGCATTCTGATTGGACTGATGACGCCGCTCATCGGCACGTTTGTTGTGCTGCGGCGCCTGTCGATGATCGGCGATACGCTTGCCCACGTCTCCATTGCCGGGGTCGCGCTGGGGTTTCTGATCGATGTGTATCCGCTCGGCATGGGACTGGTTTTTGCGGTAGTAGCCGCTTTCGCCATAGAGAAGCTCAGAAGAGCGTACAAGGGTTACGCTGAGCTTTCGATTGCCATCCTTCTGTCCGGCGGAGTCGCGCTCGCTTCGATCTTGTTCACGTTGGGCAAAGGCTTCAACATGAACGTGAACAGCTATTTGTTCGGCAATATCTTATCGCTCAGCAAGTCTGATCTCGTGCTGGTCACGGTCGTTACCATTGCAGTGCTAATTGCAGTGCTCGTGCTGTTCAAGGAATTGTTCTTGATGGCGCTGGACGAGGATGCGGCGAGCGTGAACGGATTGCCGCTTTCGCTGTTGAATATACTGACCATCGTGCTTACTGCCCTTGTGGTTAGTGTGGCCATCAAGATCGTAGGCGCGCTGCTCATTTCGGCGCTTCTGACGATACCTGTTGCTTGCAGTTTAGTATTTGGCCGTGGTTTTAAGCACACGGTTCTCATATCTGTATTGATTTCGGAAATTGCGGTCATTGGCGGATTAAGCATTTCCGGCGTATGGAACCTTGCCCCGGGAGGAACGATCGTCATGCTGCTCATTGTCATGCTGATGCTCTTGCTTCTGGCAAGGCGCAGCCTGCGGGTTTGA